In Prosthecochloris sp. GSB1, the following proteins share a genomic window:
- a CDS encoding tetratricopeptide repeat protein gives MLKDALGSYRGSLDDLDRAVREAPRNAEAYYDRANVKSRNGNNAGAAGDYTIALELGLRMRERFLALGNRGMARVALGDVGGALSDFSEIVDASPKNRSILRTALLNRMVLRKRIGDFEGADLDYRRALSITIKKKGE, from the coding sequence ATGCTGAAGGACGCGCTTGGAAGCTACAGGGGCTCGCTGGATGATCTCGATCGGGCGGTAAGGGAGGCTCCCCGCAACGCCGAGGCCTATTACGACAGGGCGAATGTGAAAAGCCGGAACGGGAACAACGCCGGCGCGGCCGGAGATTACACGATCGCTCTGGAACTCGGGCTCAGGATGCGCGAACGATTTCTTGCGCTGGGCAACAGGGGAATGGCAAGAGTGGCGCTCGGCGACGTCGGGGGCGCCCTTTCGGATTTTTCGGAGATAGTGGACGCTTCGCCCAAGAACAGAAGTATACTGCGGACAGCCCTGCTGAACAGGATGGTGCTCAGGAAGAGAATTGGAGATTTTGAGGGCGCCGACCTGGATTATCGACGGGCTTTATCCATAACCATAAAGAAAAAAGGAGAATAA
- a CDS encoding ATP-binding protein yields MKRRIVEIDEGRCNGCGDCIPGCPEGALQVIDGKARLVSDLFCDGLGACIGACPQGAMTVREREAEPYDERRVMEESIIRGGRSVIAAHLRHLTEHGEQGYLREALAVLEEKGIENPLDETKRKNRAKQGETHGGCPGSAAMRFGGQNDAIRQEAASAKSELTHWPVQLHLVTPLAPCYHGADLLLAADCAAFAMGGFHSAYMKGKSIAIACPKLDSGIDRYVAKLTAMIDMAKVNTITVAIMEVPCCGGLMTIVRQAQEKASRKVPVKKVVIGVRGEVLDEEWI; encoded by the coding sequence ATGAAACGGCGGATAGTTGAAATTGATGAAGGACGATGCAATGGTTGCGGTGACTGCATCCCCGGTTGTCCTGAAGGCGCGCTGCAGGTGATCGACGGCAAGGCGAGGCTCGTGAGCGACCTGTTCTGCGACGGCCTTGGGGCATGTATCGGCGCCTGTCCACAAGGAGCCATGACCGTCCGGGAACGGGAGGCTGAGCCTTATGACGAACGCAGGGTAATGGAGGAGAGCATTATCAGGGGAGGCAGGAGCGTCATTGCCGCGCATCTTCGGCACCTGACGGAGCATGGAGAGCAAGGCTACCTGCGGGAGGCCCTTGCGGTTCTCGAGGAGAAGGGAATCGAAAACCCTCTTGACGAAACGAAGCGGAAGAATCGGGCGAAGCAGGGCGAGACTCACGGAGGATGCCCCGGAAGCGCTGCAATGCGGTTCGGGGGTCAGAACGACGCGATCCGTCAGGAGGCGGCCTCCGCGAAATCGGAGCTGACGCACTGGCCGGTACAACTGCATCTGGTGACGCCGCTCGCGCCTTGTTATCATGGTGCCGATCTTCTGCTTGCCGCCGACTGCGCGGCGTTTGCCATGGGCGGGTTCCACTCGGCCTACATGAAGGGGAAAAGCATCGCCATCGCGTGCCCGAAACTTGACAGCGGCATCGACCGCTATGTTGCCAAGCTGACGGCCATGATCGACATGGCGAAGGTCAATACCATCACGGTAGCCATAATGGAAGTTCCCTGCTGCGGCGGTTTGATGACGATCGTGAGGCAGGCGCAGGAAAAAGCGTCGAGGAAGGTGCCAGTCAAAAAGGTGGTCATCGGCGTCAGGGGAGAGGTGCTGGACGAAGAGTGGATTTGA
- a CDS encoding RrF2 family transcriptional regulator — protein MKVLTKNTDYAIRALLFLGARKGEYVSARHIADEQGIPYQFLRRILRELGKRGLVSSREGTQGGVKIERDPETIGVKEVLEIFQGRIELSECMFRKQICSNRANCVLRHEIVRIEQMVNREFGRITIGKMLGDLRALDAAKGCMENGESGMRNGGMENGEFGIRDAQCGVRNLDGGGCIPSCAGERENGKGKQA, from the coding sequence ATGAAAGTGCTGACAAAAAATACCGATTACGCGATACGCGCGCTCTTGTTCCTCGGAGCCAGAAAGGGCGAGTACGTATCGGCCCGGCATATTGCCGACGAACAGGGCATTCCCTATCAGTTTCTGCGCCGTATTCTCCGTGAACTGGGAAAGCGCGGGCTCGTAAGTTCCAGGGAGGGGACGCAAGGCGGGGTGAAAATCGAGAGGGATCCCGAGACGATAGGCGTAAAGGAGGTGCTGGAGATTTTCCAGGGCCGGATCGAGCTTTCGGAGTGCATGTTCCGCAAGCAGATTTGTTCGAACAGGGCGAATTGCGTTCTGAGACATGAAATCGTGCGTATAGAACAGATGGTCAATCGTGAATTCGGCAGGATCACCATCGGCAAGATGCTCGGAGATCTCAGGGCGTTGGACGCGGCGAAAGGCTGTATGGAGAATGGAGAGAGCGGAATGCGGAACGGGGGAATGGAAAATGGAGAATTCGGAATTCGGGATGCGCAATGCGGCGTGCGGAATCTGGATGGCGGGGGTTGTATCCCGTCCTGTGCCGGAGAAAGGGAAAACGGTAAAGGGAAGCAGGCATGA
- a CDS encoding methyltransferase domain-containing protein — protein MLQLRTPSDKAREAVREKLPYPPRWQTPEELQETADSYIEAFLEERFNASRKLGGAYLLFELFDRSLRTSERERMDEPRLPADRKLEMIRALDRMNSMLMLYSHYCGIVEPYIRDVSKRKKRPARVLELAGGAGGLAFALAERAEASGLEMEITGSDIVPEYVAYCNRMAEKRGLPVTFEVIDAFSIGDARKASWDIVLVSQSLHHFSPGQLARIIHESSRLGASVFLGLDGYRSAELLAGVPLIAVLQGMKDFLLDGYTSARKFYSEAELDLIAETAVGPRGHKVRSSWPLSVLEVAF, from the coding sequence ATGCTGCAACTTCGAACACCGAGCGACAAGGCAAGGGAAGCTGTGCGCGAAAAACTGCCGTATCCCCCCCGATGGCAAACCCCGGAGGAACTGCAGGAAACAGCGGACAGCTATATCGAGGCGTTCCTCGAAGAACGATTCAATGCATCGAGGAAGCTTGGGGGGGCCTATCTCCTGTTCGAACTGTTCGACCGCTCGCTGCGGACCAGTGAACGGGAACGGATGGACGAACCGCGTCTGCCGGCCGATCGCAAGCTTGAGATGATCAGGGCGCTCGACCGCATGAACTCGATGCTGATGCTCTATAGCCACTATTGCGGGATCGTCGAGCCCTATATCCGGGATGTATCGAAACGCAAAAAACGGCCCGCAAGAGTCCTGGAACTCGCCGGGGGCGCGGGAGGTCTTGCATTCGCTCTTGCTGAACGAGCGGAGGCATCGGGTCTGGAAATGGAAATCACCGGTTCGGACATCGTTCCGGAGTATGTCGCCTACTGCAACCGCATGGCCGAAAAAAGAGGCCTACCGGTAACCTTCGAGGTAATCGACGCGTTCTCGATAGGCGATGCCCGCAAGGCCTCGTGGGATATCGTGCTCGTCTCGCAAAGCCTGCATCATTTCTCACCCGGCCAGCTTGCAAGAATCATTCATGAAAGCTCGCGCCTGGGCGCAAGCGTGTTTCTTGGCCTCGACGGCTATCGCTCTGCGGAACTGCTTGCCGGCGTACCGCTGATCGCCGTCCTGCAGGGCATGAAGGATTTCCTGCTGGACGGCTATACCTCCGCGAGGAAATTCTACAGCGAAGCCGAACTCGACCTGATCGCCGAAACAGCCGTCGGGCCGCGCGGACACAAGGTCAGAAGCTCCTGGCCGCTGTCGGTTCTCGAAGTCGCATTTTGA
- a CDS encoding heme-binding domain-containing protein, with the protein MNIGKLFGWGIVLLIAIQLIPYGKNHSNPPVTGEPAWDSDRTRELFFRACRDCHSNETIWPWYSNIAPASWLAQFDVEHGREEFNVSEWGRPGENEGDEAAEEVRKGKMPPFFYLPLHPEASLSDSEKQELVNGLVATFGEKDERGEKNDERE; encoded by the coding sequence ATGAACATCGGCAAACTGTTTGGCTGGGGTATCGTCCTGCTCATTGCCATACAATTGATCCCTTACGGGAAAAACCACTCGAATCCCCCCGTAACAGGCGAACCGGCGTGGGACAGCGACCGGACGAGAGAACTTTTTTTCAGGGCCTGCCGTGACTGCCATTCGAACGAAACAATCTGGCCCTGGTACAGCAATATTGCGCCGGCGTCCTGGCTCGCCCAGTTCGACGTTGAACACGGCAGGGAGGAATTCAACGTATCGGAATGGGGCCGTCCGGGAGAAAACGAGGGCGATGAAGCCGCCGAAGAGGTCAGAAAAGGAAAAATGCCTCCGTTCTTCTATCTGCCGCTTCATCCCGAGGCAAGCCTGAGCGACAGCGAGAAGCAGGAACTTGTCAACGGACTGGTCGCGACGTTCGGAGAGAAAGATGAACGGGGCGAGAAAAACGATGAGAGAGAATAA
- a CDS encoding site-2 protease family protein — MREPPAARRGILAEQNHLLHLLLFLVTLLTTFWAGAFWSGHEVHFDSLPAFLDDLTHGLPYGLSLLLFLGAHEFGHFFAALHHRMRATLPYFIPVPPLPFLLSLGTLGAVIRIKDRIPDTKALFDTGVAGPLSGFIVAFGLLVYGFTHLPPVEYIYSIHPDYEAFGGVPSPPPAGSLFLGKNLLYLLLEKVIQPENAPPMTEMYHYPFLFAGWLGCFVTALNLLPVGQLDGGHILYAMFGRKGHKAGAATFLVIISALGLPSFVILLQELFSSFSSIPAPGWIPEWSWPGWILWAIILTRFLGINHPPTMMDHPLNPKRRFIGWLAIIIFFLCFTPVPFGIT, encoded by the coding sequence ATGAGGGAGCCGCCCGCCGCCCGCCGCGGCATTCTTGCCGAACAGAACCATCTCCTCCACTTGCTGCTGTTCCTCGTGACGCTGCTCACGACATTCTGGGCCGGAGCGTTCTGGTCAGGCCACGAAGTGCATTTCGATTCGCTCCCCGCGTTTCTGGACGACCTGACCCACGGCCTTCCTTATGGACTTTCGTTGCTGCTGTTTCTCGGTGCTCATGAATTCGGCCATTTTTTCGCGGCGCTGCATCACCGCATGCGCGCGACGCTGCCGTACTTCATCCCCGTCCCGCCGCTGCCCTTTCTGCTGAGTCTCGGAACCCTCGGCGCCGTCATCAGGATCAAGGACAGAATCCCCGATACGAAAGCCTTGTTCGACACTGGCGTCGCGGGACCACTGAGCGGCTTCATCGTCGCTTTCGGGCTGCTGGTATACGGTTTCACCCATCTCCCGCCCGTGGAGTACATTTACAGCATCCATCCGGACTACGAGGCATTCGGCGGCGTCCCGTCACCGCCGCCGGCGGGAAGCCTTTTTCTCGGAAAAAACCTGCTCTACCTGCTGCTCGAAAAGGTGATACAACCGGAAAACGCTCCGCCGATGACGGAAATGTACCATTATCCCTTCCTGTTCGCAGGCTGGCTCGGCTGTTTCGTCACGGCGCTGAATCTTCTGCCGGTCGGCCAGCTTGACGGAGGCCACATTCTGTACGCGATGTTCGGCAGGAAAGGGCACAAGGCGGGCGCGGCGACGTTCCTCGTCATCATCTCGGCGCTGGGCCTGCCGTCTTTCGTCATTCTTCTGCAGGAGCTTTTTTCATCGTTCTCATCCATTCCAGCGCCCGGCTGGATACCCGAATGGTCATGGCCCGGCTGGATATTGTGGGCGATCATCCTTACAAGGTTTCTCGGCATAAACCATCCACCCACGATGATGGATCATCCGCTGAATCCGAAAAGACGTTTCATCGGCTGGCTCGCCATCATCATTTTCTTTCTCTGCTTCACGCCGGTACCGTTCGGAATCACGTGA
- the folP gene encoding dihydropteroate synthase — protein sequence MTKPAWRRTASETQIRKKDMETDHYRLGCCGRELDLRTKPRIMAILNTTPDSFFDGGRLGGNDSSTVDVDHAVEIALGMIGNGAEIVDIGGESTRPGAEAVGAAEEIRRTAPVIRELRRASDVIISIDTYKAVVAEEALKAGASIVNDISGFRFDPDIAPVCARHKAAVILMHSRNQPGKMGWSYQTGSSGKDILSIVHRTLLDAIRQAEQHGIGDIVLDPGFGFGKSVGENFALLRRLPELLDLERPLLAGLSRKSFLGAAIRKTGEPLPAPQERLAATVAANTVAIMNGASIIRVHDTKEAVHAAAVASAVLRTGRDEGRGF from the coding sequence GTGACGAAACCGGCCTGGCGCAGGACGGCATCGGAAACGCAAATCCGCAAAAAAGACATGGAAACCGATCACTACAGACTCGGATGCTGCGGCCGGGAACTCGATCTCAGGACAAAACCCCGTATCATGGCCATCCTGAACACCACGCCTGACTCGTTTTTCGACGGGGGGCGTCTCGGCGGCAACGATTCCTCGACAGTGGACGTGGATCACGCTGTCGAAATCGCACTCGGCATGATCGGCAACGGAGCTGAAATCGTCGACATCGGCGGCGAATCGACGAGACCCGGCGCGGAGGCCGTCGGGGCCGCCGAGGAAATACGCCGCACCGCGCCGGTCATCAGGGAACTGCGCCGGGCCTCGGATGTCATCATATCGATCGACACCTACAAGGCCGTTGTCGCGGAGGAGGCCCTGAAAGCCGGCGCCTCGATCGTCAACGACATTTCGGGATTCCGGTTCGATCCTGACATAGCGCCCGTCTGTGCAAGGCACAAGGCCGCGGTCATCCTCATGCACAGCCGGAACCAGCCCGGGAAGATGGGTTGGAGCTATCAAACCGGCTCCTCCGGAAAGGATATCCTGTCGATCGTCCACCGCACGCTGCTCGACGCGATCCGGCAGGCGGAACAGCATGGCATCGGCGACATCGTGCTCGACCCCGGCTTCGGTTTTGGCAAAAGCGTCGGCGAAAATTTCGCGCTTCTCCGCCGCCTGCCCGAGCTACTCGATCTCGAACGGCCGCTGCTCGCGGGCCTGTCGAGAAAATCCTTTCTTGGCGCCGCAATCCGGAAAACCGGTGAACCGCTGCCCGCGCCGCAAGAGCGGCTCGCAGCGACCGTGGCGGCCAACACCGTCGCTATCATGAACGGAGCAAGCATCATACGGGTACACGATACAAAAGAAGCCGTTCACGCGGCGGCCGTGGCCTCCGCGGTTCTTCGAACGGGAAGAGACGAAGGCAGAGGTTTCTGA
- the smc gene encoding chromosome segregation protein SMC, producing MYLSNIELFGFKSFAHRVKIQFDKGLTAIVGPNGCGKTNVVDAIRWVLGEQKSSLLRSTKMENIIFNGSRQLKPLSMSEVSITIENTRNILPTEYTEITVTRRLYRSGDSDYLLNQVPCRLKDILDLFADTGMGSDAYSVIELKMIEEIISNKSEERLKLFEEAAGITRYKHRRKQTFRQLESTTRDLERVDDVLAEVSKKVRSLKTQVKKAEQYRELKTSFRELDLALSALGLAEMRNTLCPRKAEIARQEKIVQETATEIAGQDSSLQESELRQLGQERDLSEAQKILNEKNQEVHSQEKKLLQLREQEKNCNENISRIAESISEKKRRASELEKNEKRLSEQLAPLEREGSARERELQAVRKELETLETLLAESRKEQHEAGERISEHQRSLSALHIDRQKLETTRDHLQGALSRLTSRRNELRLAAESALPSRKTVEERISAQKSLIETAKEEIDDLKQLRRNLDEAREARKERLLELRSNHDRLRNRILLADSILDNYEGLPEGIAWLENGSGRRHGFGCLSDLVSTDEIHRKAVNAAFGEKLGYYICSTLQEAKEGIRSLSNAGKGKVHFLVLDLLRRSGDTNYPEIGMARKITSVLDVPGELGNAVAMFMQHCYIVEDLQTAETLALKHPGCTFVTPSGEKFGDSGVLFGGGAVDNEGLRLGKKAERKRLRTEERNLQEKIAREEKELCALSARLEALPLEEKEKTHAALDKALREHEQHLDRLNIEETSRRGDLETIEREIAEAGERLRKTTVQLDALRPRLSEEEQKSGELRSSLLDARERVAERENEHNRLNRETQLAGNRYKDATLELEKLRLRISSCGDNKRSLLQDAERMELEIETARTSLGTFGKRITEAESDLEKLLVESGTDQQRLTEMETAYNECRLANQERRDRLRELRRRHEVEIQLRDELQHRIAGIERSIDNLLTSVGTRYGCDLEDVEPDTPENFDREEAESRLEGMREKLDRFGAVNELALEEYETEQERLDFLTSQKEDLLEAETQLRSTIDEINKTALKKFEETFNAVRGNFIRIFRELFEETDEADLLITTEDDPLEARIEILARPRGKKPLSIEQLSGGEKALTALALLFSIYLVKPSPFCILDEVDAPLDDANIGRFIRLLKKFENNTQFIIVTHNKKTMASSQALYGVTMEEEGVSKLIPVKLGKEETEQLSGTDA from the coding sequence ATGTATCTTTCGAATATTGAACTCTTTGGCTTCAAAAGCTTCGCGCACAGGGTCAAAATACAGTTCGACAAGGGGCTGACGGCAATCGTCGGACCAAACGGCTGCGGAAAAACGAATGTCGTAGACGCCATTCGCTGGGTCCTCGGGGAACAGAAATCCTCTCTGCTCCGATCCACGAAAATGGAAAACATCATCTTCAACGGTTCGAGACAGCTCAAGCCGCTGAGTATGAGCGAAGTTTCCATCACGATAGAAAACACCCGGAACATACTGCCGACAGAGTACACGGAAATCACAGTCACCCGGCGACTCTACCGCAGCGGCGACAGCGACTACCTGCTCAACCAGGTTCCCTGCCGACTGAAAGACATTCTCGACCTGTTCGCCGACACGGGAATGGGAAGCGACGCCTATTCGGTTATCGAGCTCAAGATGATCGAGGAGATTATCAGCAACAAAAGCGAGGAACGCCTCAAACTCTTCGAGGAAGCCGCGGGAATAACGCGCTACAAGCACCGCCGAAAACAGACGTTCCGTCAGCTCGAGAGCACGACCCGCGACCTCGAGCGGGTCGATGACGTACTCGCGGAGGTCTCGAAAAAAGTCCGCAGCCTGAAAACACAGGTAAAGAAAGCGGAACAGTACCGTGAACTGAAAACCTCCTTCAGGGAACTCGACTTGGCATTGAGCGCGCTGGGCCTCGCGGAAATGAGGAATACGCTCTGCCCCCGCAAAGCCGAAATTGCGCGGCAGGAAAAAATCGTGCAGGAAACGGCAACCGAAATCGCCGGACAGGACAGCTCGCTCCAGGAATCGGAACTCCGCCAGCTCGGGCAGGAACGCGATCTTTCCGAAGCGCAGAAAATACTCAACGAGAAAAACCAGGAGGTCCATTCCCAGGAAAAAAAACTTCTCCAGCTTCGGGAGCAGGAAAAAAACTGCAATGAGAACATCTCGAGGATCGCCGAATCGATCTCGGAAAAAAAGCGCCGGGCGTCAGAGCTGGAAAAAAACGAAAAACGACTGTCGGAACAACTCGCTCCGCTCGAGCGGGAAGGCTCAGCGAGAGAGCGGGAACTACAGGCCGTGCGCAAGGAACTCGAAACGCTCGAAACCCTGCTCGCGGAATCGAGAAAGGAACAGCATGAAGCGGGCGAACGCATTTCCGAACACCAGCGCTCGCTCTCGGCGCTCCACATCGACCGCCAGAAACTGGAAACGACGCGGGATCATCTCCAGGGGGCGCTGTCGCGCCTGACATCGAGACGGAACGAACTCCGCCTGGCTGCAGAAAGCGCGCTTCCATCGAGAAAAACCGTCGAGGAACGCATCAGCGCGCAGAAAAGCCTGATCGAAACCGCAAAAGAGGAAATAGACGACCTGAAACAACTGCGCCGGAATCTCGACGAGGCGAGGGAGGCAAGGAAGGAACGGTTGCTCGAACTCCGGTCGAACCACGACCGGCTGAGAAACAGGATTCTTCTGGCTGACTCCATTCTCGATAACTACGAAGGCCTGCCTGAAGGCATCGCCTGGCTCGAGAACGGAAGCGGCCGCCGCCACGGCTTCGGATGCCTGTCGGATCTCGTATCAACGGATGAAATCCACCGCAAGGCCGTTAACGCGGCATTCGGGGAAAAACTCGGCTACTATATCTGCTCCACGCTGCAAGAGGCCAAGGAAGGCATTCGCTCCCTTTCGAACGCCGGAAAAGGCAAGGTCCATTTTCTCGTTCTCGACCTGCTCCGCCGTTCCGGCGACACAAACTACCCGGAAATCGGCATGGCCCGGAAAATCACCTCCGTCCTCGACGTTCCCGGCGAACTTGGAAACGCGGTCGCGATGTTCATGCAGCACTGCTACATCGTCGAGGATCTGCAAACCGCTGAAACCCTGGCGTTGAAACATCCTGGTTGTACATTCGTCACTCCCTCGGGAGAGAAATTCGGGGATTCCGGCGTGCTTTTCGGTGGCGGCGCGGTAGACAACGAAGGCCTCAGACTCGGCAAGAAAGCCGAACGGAAACGCCTCAGAACAGAAGAACGCAACCTTCAGGAAAAGATTGCGCGCGAGGAAAAGGAGCTGTGCGCGCTCTCCGCCCGCCTTGAAGCACTGCCTCTCGAAGAGAAGGAAAAAACCCATGCGGCTCTCGACAAGGCACTTCGCGAACACGAACAGCACCTTGACCGACTGAACATCGAGGAAACCTCCCGCCGTGGCGACCTGGAAACCATCGAGCGTGAAATCGCCGAAGCAGGTGAAAGACTCCGCAAGACAACGGTACAACTCGACGCGCTGCGTCCCCGGCTCAGCGAAGAGGAGCAAAAATCTGGCGAGCTGCGCTCATCACTTCTCGACGCCCGCGAACGGGTGGCCGAAAGGGAAAACGAGCACAACCGCCTCAACAGGGAAACCCAGCTCGCTGGCAACCGCTACAAGGACGCCACGCTCGAACTGGAAAAACTCCGCCTGAGAATCAGTTCCTGCGGCGACAACAAGAGATCCCTGCTTCAGGATGCCGAACGGATGGAGCTGGAAATCGAGACGGCAAGAACATCGCTCGGAACCTTCGGGAAACGGATAACCGAAGCGGAATCCGATCTGGAAAAGTTGCTCGTCGAATCGGGAACGGACCAGCAGCGGCTGACGGAAATGGAAACGGCATACAATGAATGCCGCCTCGCCAACCAGGAACGACGGGACCGGCTTAGGGAGCTCCGCCGCCGGCACGAAGTTGAGATCCAGTTGCGGGATGAACTCCAGCACCGGATAGCGGGAATCGAACGCTCGATCGACAACCTGCTCACCTCTGTCGGAACTCGCTACGGCTGCGATCTCGAAGACGTGGAGCCTGATACTCCCGAAAACTTCGACAGGGAGGAAGCAGAAAGCAGGCTGGAGGGAATGCGTGAAAAACTCGACCGTTTCGGAGCGGTGAACGAACTCGCTCTCGAAGAATACGAAACCGAACAGGAACGTCTCGACTTTCTCACCTCCCAGAAAGAGGACCTGCTTGAAGCCGAAACCCAGTTGCGGTCCACGATAGACGAGATAAACAAGACCGCCCTGAAAAAGTTCGAGGAAACCTTCAATGCGGTCCGCGGTAACTTCATCAGGATCTTCAGGGAGCTGTTCGAGGAAACCGACGAGGCCGATCTACTGATCACGACCGAGGACGATCCGCTCGAAGCAAGAATCGAGATCCTTGCGCGCCCCAGGGGGAAAAAACCCCTTTCCATCGAGCAGTTGAGCGGTGGAGAAAAAGCCCTGACGGCCCTGGCCCTGCTCTTTTCGATCTATCTTGTCAAGCCGAGTCCGTTCTGCATACTCGACGAGGTCGACGCGCCTCTCGACGACGCGAACATCGGGCGCTTCATCAGGCTTCTCAAAAAATTTGAGAATAACACTCAATTTATTATCGTTACGCACAACAAGAAAACAATGGCTTCGTCCCAGGCGCTCTACGGAGTGACGATGGAAGAGGAAGGCGTATCGAAACTCATCCCCGTCAAACTCGGGAAAGAAGAAACGGAACAGTTGTCCGGGACAGATGCTTAA
- a CDS encoding HAD family hydrolase, producing MLKKLVLFDIDGTLLRVGNINRQSLIDALMAVYGTEGSARSHNFSGKMDSVIIYEVLRHAGLEEQRIEERFDEVKQTYIELFRKQSRPEDIELLKGVPPLLEELSRQNGILLGLLTGNFEGSGRHKLKLPAIDHYFPFGAFADDAYDRNDLPAIAVEKAFALTGKRFHPDEVVIIGDTEHDIRCARTIRARSVAVATGNYSARQLNAHRPDVLFEDFGNTKEVIDRIVNF from the coding sequence ATGCTTAAGAAACTCGTGCTGTTTGACATCGACGGAACCCTGCTGCGGGTCGGCAATATCAACCGTCAATCCCTGATCGACGCCCTAATGGCCGTCTACGGCACCGAAGGGAGCGCCCGCAGTCACAATTTCTCGGGCAAGATGGACAGCGTTATCATCTACGAGGTTCTCAGGCACGCCGGCCTGGAGGAACAGCGTATCGAAGAGCGTTTCGACGAGGTAAAGCAAACCTACATAGAGCTGTTCAGGAAACAGTCGCGGCCGGAGGATATCGAACTCCTGAAAGGAGTACCGCCGCTCCTCGAGGAACTTTCGCGGCAGAACGGCATCCTGCTCGGCCTGCTCACGGGTAATTTCGAAGGTTCCGGGCGACACAAGCTCAAGCTTCCCGCAATCGATCATTACTTTCCTTTCGGCGCTTTCGCCGACGACGCCTACGACAGGAACGACCTTCCCGCCATCGCCGTCGAAAAGGCATTCGCGCTCACCGGAAAACGCTTCCATCCCGACGAGGTGGTCATCATAGGAGATACCGAGCACGACATACGCTGCGCCCGGACTATCAGGGCCCGCTCCGTAGCCGTCGCGACCGGCAACTATTCAGCCAGGCAGCTCAATGCCCACCGCCCCGATGTCCTTTTCGAGGATTTCGGAAACACGAAAGAGGTCATCGACCGTATCGTAAACTTTTAA
- the nusB gene encoding transcription antitermination factor NusB, whose product MKTYRRRIREKVVQALYTLELRETDIDNAAEWLVTPEIAKDPNAVKFFRTLLKNIVENRDEIDGYIARHTFNWDMSRIAVIDKNILRMALAEILYFEDIPPKVSINEAIEIAKKFNSTDKSSKFVNGILDAIFNELKTSGKIRKCGRGLIDHSNSDKQTEEKQAPEP is encoded by the coding sequence ATGAAAACATACCGACGCCGCATACGTGAAAAGGTGGTTCAGGCGCTCTATACGCTTGAACTGAGAGAGACGGATATAGACAATGCTGCGGAATGGCTGGTGACACCTGAAATCGCGAAGGATCCCAATGCGGTCAAGTTTTTCAGGACCCTCCTGAAAAACATCGTCGAAAACAGGGACGAGATAGACGGCTACATAGCACGGCACACCTTCAACTGGGATATGAGCCGCATCGCGGTGATAGACAAGAACATCCTGCGCATGGCGCTTGCGGAAATCCTCTACTTCGAAGACATTCCGCCAAAAGTATCCATCAACGAGGCTATCGAAATCGCGAAAAAATTCAACAGCACTGACAAGAGCAGCAAATTCGTCAACGGCATTCTCGACGCCATTTTCAACGAGCTGAAAACATCCGGCAAGATCAGAAAATGCGGCCGCGGGCTGATCGACCATTCGAACAGCGACAAGCAGACCGAAGAAAAACAGGCTCCTGAGCCGTAA
- a CDS encoding metallophosphoesterase family protein produces the protein MADQLTETRRIIAVGDIHGCFYSLHRLLEKIELREDDQLVFLGDYIDRGKYSRDVVSFLIELRGWYDSFFLMGNHELMFLDYLRSNDASLWLQNGGNAMLDSYESRDGKDIPEEHLDFFGSCLYYLETRHFFSFTEVWIPR, from the coding sequence ATGGCCGACCAATTGACCGAAACGCGAAGGATAATCGCCGTCGGCGATATACACGGCTGCTTTTACTCACTCCACCGGCTTCTCGAAAAAATCGAGCTCCGTGAAGATGATCAGCTTGTTTTTCTGGGCGACTATATCGACCGCGGCAAGTATTCCCGAGACGTCGTCAGTTTTCTCATCGAACTCCGGGGCTGGTATGACAGCTTCTTCCTGATGGGAAACCACGAACTCATGTTTCTCGACTACCTGAGATCGAACGACGCCTCGCTCTGGCTTCAGAACGGCGGCAACGCCATGCTCGACTCGTACGAAAGCCGGGACGGGAAAGACATCCCGGAAGAACATCTGGACTTCTTCGGATCTTGCCTCTATTACCTCGAAACCCGGCATTTTTTTTCGTTCACGGAGGTCTGGATCCCGAGATGA